A window of the Pedobacter frigiditerrae genome harbors these coding sequences:
- the cysS gene encoding cysteine--tRNA ligase — translation MKQNLQLYNTISRKKEIFEPLNAPHVGMYVCGPTVYSDVHLGNCRTFISFDLIFRYLKYSGYKVRYVRNITDAGHLEGDRDEGDDKFAKRAKLEQLEPMEIVQKYTLGFREVMGMFNTLPPSIEPTATGHIIEQIEMIKTIMANGYAYEVDGTIYFDVEKYSKKYNYTILTNRNLEDMLANTRELGGQDDKRGRLDFALWIKAKPETLMQWVSPWGMGFPGWHIECSAMSAKYLGQEFDIHGGGMDLAATHHTNEIAQSEACSHHQPAKYWMHTNMLTVNGTRMSKSAGNGFLPGELFTGNHPLLRKGYSPMTVKFFMLQAHYRSTLDFSNDALDASEKGFRRLMNALSLLPKLVSSEQGDVEIDPIHINCENAMNDDFNSPVVIAELFEAARIINTVYDGSTKITSTELDKLKTLMNDFVVDVFGLKDEDTSNAELNDVLDMVIALRKEAKENKDYTTSDLIRVGLQNIGIQLKDSKEGTTWSKS, via the coding sequence ATGAAACAAAACCTACAATTATACAATACTATTTCACGAAAAAAAGAAATTTTTGAGCCTTTAAATGCGCCTCACGTAGGTATGTACGTGTGTGGTCCAACGGTTTACAGTGATGTACATTTGGGTAATTGCCGTACTTTTATTTCATTTGATTTAATCTTTAGGTACCTAAAATATAGCGGCTATAAAGTTCGCTATGTAAGAAACATTACTGATGCTGGCCATTTAGAGGGAGATAGGGATGAAGGGGATGATAAATTTGCAAAAAGAGCAAAATTGGAGCAGTTAGAGCCCATGGAAATAGTGCAGAAGTATACTTTGGGTTTCCGCGAAGTAATGGGAATGTTTAACACTTTGCCGCCAAGCATCGAGCCAACTGCAACTGGACATATCATTGAGCAAATTGAAATGATTAAAACTATTATGGCCAATGGTTATGCTTATGAAGTTGATGGTACAATTTACTTCGATGTAGAAAAATATAGTAAAAAATATAACTATACCATTTTAACCAACCGTAATCTGGAAGATATGTTGGCCAATACCAGAGAGTTGGGAGGTCAAGATGATAAACGTGGCAGATTGGATTTTGCATTATGGATTAAGGCGAAGCCAGAAACTTTAATGCAATGGGTTTCACCTTGGGGTATGGGTTTCCCTGGTTGGCATATCGAATGTTCTGCAATGAGCGCTAAGTATTTAGGGCAAGAATTTGATATTCATGGAGGAGGAATGGATTTAGCGGCAACGCACCATACCAATGAGATTGCGCAATCTGAAGCTTGCAGTCACCATCAACCTGCTAAATATTGGATGCATACCAATATGTTAACAGTTAACGGCACACGTATGTCAAAATCGGCTGGAAATGGGTTCTTACCAGGTGAGTTGTTTACAGGAAATCATCCGCTGTTGCGTAAAGGATATAGCCCGATGACAGTTAAATTTTTTATGTTACAGGCTCATTATCGCAGTACATTAGATTTTTCTAACGATGCTTTAGATGCTTCTGAAAAAGGTTTTAGAAGGTTGATGAATGCCCTAAGTTTATTACCGAAGTTAGTGTCAAGTGAACAAGGTGATGTAGAAATTGACCCGATTCATATCAATTGCGAAAATGCAATGAATGATGATTTCAACAGTCCTGTTGTTATTGCCGAACTTTTTGAGGCGGCTCGTATCATCAACACTGTTTATGACGGTTCAACTAAAATTACTTCAACAGAGTTGGATAAATTAAAAACCTTAATGAATGATTTTGTGGTTGATGTATTCGGTTTAAAAGACGAAGATACAAGCAATGCAGAATTGAATGATGTTTTAGATATGGTTATCGCCCTGCGAAAAGAAGCTAAAGAAAATAAAGATTATACTACTTCAGACTTAATTAGAGTTGGATTGCAAAATATTGGCATTCAATTAAAAGATAGTAAGGAAGGTACAACTTGGAGTAAATCTTAG
- a CDS encoding endonuclease/exonuclease/phosphatase family protein, producing the protein MKKSKITFFDKLMIFIAIVLAIGLICGILAGKSDPREHIYLAFAGLAYPFFLVANAILLLWWFLRKKWLLAFLTIVIICSGWHTLIATFGLFGNSGKDKKAEDELLRMMTYNVHAFKPYGDELNETVKENMFDVIETQNPDVICIQEFYTQYKGLYNTVDSLKEILNTKYYYFQPTMKSQSEAFGLAIFSKYPIKDRGKIVFEEGAGNECIYLDLEVKGSPLRIYNVHLQSISFKGQDYDYLDKVKEMDPEVGSSKRIASMLKRAFTKRSAQVDLMKAHMRTCEIPYIVAGDFNDTPASYAVTKMTDSLNNAFIKKGRGFGRTYNGKFPNFQIDYIATTKDIEVTNYHIIEAKLSDHFPVRSDLHLKTKP; encoded by the coding sequence ATGAAAAAAAGCAAAATAACTTTTTTCGATAAATTGATGATTTTTATAGCCATTGTCCTAGCTATAGGCTTAATCTGTGGTATTCTTGCTGGTAAAAGCGATCCCCGTGAGCATATTTATTTAGCTTTTGCAGGCTTGGCGTATCCATTTTTTCTAGTTGCCAATGCCATTTTGTTATTATGGTGGTTTTTGCGTAAAAAATGGCTTTTAGCATTTTTAACTATCGTGATTATTTGCTCTGGTTGGCATACCTTAATTGCTACTTTCGGTTTATTTGGTAATTCAGGAAAAGATAAAAAAGCTGAAGATGAATTACTGCGAATGATGACCTATAATGTTCATGCTTTTAAGCCCTATGGTGATGAATTAAATGAGACGGTTAAGGAAAATATGTTTGATGTTATAGAAACTCAAAATCCTGATGTGATCTGCATTCAGGAATTCTATACGCAGTATAAAGGACTTTATAATACTGTCGATAGCCTAAAGGAAATATTAAACACCAAGTATTATTATTTTCAACCTACTATGAAAAGCCAGTCTGAGGCATTTGGCTTGGCTATTTTCTCAAAATACCCTATAAAAGACAGGGGTAAGATTGTATTTGAAGAAGGGGCGGGAAATGAATGTATTTATCTGGATTTGGAGGTTAAGGGAAGTCCTTTAAGAATTTATAATGTTCATTTGCAATCTATTTCTTTTAAAGGTCAAGATTATGACTATTTGGATAAAGTTAAGGAAATGGACCCTGAGGTAGGCTCCTCTAAACGCATTGCTAGTATGTTAAAAAGAGCATTTACAAAAAGAAGTGCACAGGTAGATTTAATGAAAGCCCACATGAGAACTTGTGAAATTCCTTATATAGTTGCAGGAGATTTCAATGATACCCCAGCGTCTTATGCCGTTACTAAAATGACAGACTCTTTAAACAATGCTTTCATTAAAAAAGGAAGAGGATTTGGGAGGACCTATAATGGCAAATTCCCTAATTTTCAAATCGATTATATTGCGACAACAAAAGATATAGAGGTAACTAATTATCATATCATAGAAGCGAAACTGTCAGACCACTTTCCAGTACGTAGCGATTTACATCTTAAAACAAAACCTTAA
- a CDS encoding rhomboid family intramembrane serine protease, translating to MTNNIWNDLKLKFFKSGNPVMLYIGINAAIFVVVSLLSVIFYFLGQERVIYDFVKSYLAFPSASNLWLTRFYTVLTYQFFHADFFHILFNLLWLYWMGQIFLDFVKPRQFHFVYLGGGILGAIFFALIFNLVPVYQPSVGEATLKGSSAAVMAVFTAAATLVPNYSLRLMFFGEVKIKYLLFVYIFLDFIGVKEANAGGSLAHLGGALFGFTYVKLLQSGTDLSAIFKKKPKLRVVKNDAPKKSQSMVNQKEVDAILDKISKTGYDKLTKEEKDTLFKASKN from the coding sequence ATGACTAATAACATTTGGAACGATTTAAAGCTTAAATTTTTTAAGTCTGGCAATCCAGTTATGCTTTATATTGGTATTAACGCTGCAATTTTTGTGGTTGTTTCTTTGTTGTCTGTTATATTTTATTTTTTAGGTCAAGAAAGAGTTATATACGATTTTGTTAAAAGTTATTTGGCATTTCCATCTGCCTCAAACCTATGGCTAACTCGTTTTTATACAGTCTTAACCTATCAATTTTTCCACGCCGACTTTTTCCACATCCTTTTCAATTTGTTATGGTTGTACTGGATGGGGCAAATATTTTTAGATTTTGTAAAGCCTCGTCAATTCCACTTTGTGTATTTAGGAGGAGGGATTCTTGGGGCTATATTTTTTGCCTTAATATTTAATTTGGTGCCAGTTTATCAGCCTTCGGTTGGCGAAGCTACACTCAAAGGCTCATCGGCAGCTGTAATGGCAGTTTTCACGGCTGCGGCAACATTGGTCCCTAATTATAGCTTGCGTTTGATGTTTTTTGGGGAAGTGAAAATCAAATACCTTTTATTTGTTTATATATTCTTAGACTTCATAGGAGTAAAAGAAGCAAATGCAGGAGGAAGTTTAGCCCATTTAGGTGGTGCTTTATTTGGTTTTACTTATGTTAAACTATTACAAAGTGGAACAGATTTAAGTGCCATTTTTAAGAAAAAGCCAAAATTGAGAGTGGTTAAAAACGATGCACCTAAAAAATCTCAAAGTATGGTGAATCAAAAGGAAGTTGATGCGATTTTAGATAAAATATCTAAAACAGGTTACGATAAATTAACTAAAGAAGAAAAAGATACCTTATTTAAGGCAAGTAAGAATTAA
- a CDS encoding rhomboid family intramembrane serine protease has protein sequence MNNINIPPVVKNLIIINIIFYAATWVFKAQGLDLADLLGAHYFDSPKFQVWQPITYMFMHSDKDIMHIIFNMFGLYMFGSILENHYGAKRFINFYLITGLGAIFLQWVVQAFELYQITGSIVDNGRMQLDLLAKGQYNPEVFSNAQASNISSVYFGTMVGASGAVFGVMTAFAVLYPNLELMLMFIPFPVKAKYFIPGYIVLELYLGVSRIEGDTVAHFAHLGGALIGYILVKLWKNKNTYYDYYD, from the coding sequence ATGAATAATATAAATATACCACCAGTTGTAAAGAATTTAATCATTATTAATATAATATTTTATGCTGCAACTTGGGTGTTTAAAGCACAAGGACTTGATTTAGCTGATTTATTGGGAGCGCATTATTTTGATTCTCCAAAATTTCAAGTTTGGCAACCAATTACATATATGTTTATGCACTCTGATAAGGACATAATGCATATCATATTTAATATGTTTGGTCTCTATATGTTCGGAAGTATTTTAGAAAATCATTATGGAGCAAAGAGATTCATTAACTTTTATTTAATAACAGGACTGGGGGCAATATTTTTACAGTGGGTGGTACAAGCATTTGAATTATATCAGATTACTGGTTCAATTGTAGATAATGGAAGAATGCAACTAGATTTACTTGCAAAGGGTCAATATAATCCAGAAGTATTTTCTAACGCTCAAGCATCTAACATTAGTTCTGTGTACTTTGGGACAATGGTAGGTGCTTCTGGGGCAGTATTTGGTGTAATGACAGCCTTTGCGGTTCTTTATCCTAACTTGGAACTGATGTTGATGTTTATTCCATTCCCAGTAAAAGCTAAATATTTTATTCCTGGATATATTGTGCTAGAATTATACTTAGGAGTTAGTCGCATTGAAGGCGATACTGTAGCGCATTTTGCTCACCTCGGTGGTGCATTAATTGGTTATATTTTAGTCAAACTTTGGAAAAATAAAAATACCTACTACGATTACTATGACTAA
- the mutL gene encoding DNA mismatch repair endonuclease MutL has product MSDIIQLLPDSVANQIAAGEVVQRPASAVKELLENAIDAGADKIQLIVKDAGKALIQVIDNGCGMTITDARMCFERHATSKVRKAEDLFTIRTMGFRGEAMASIAAISQVEMKTKRHEDEVGTLIEIEGATFIKQEPVGTPNGTSICIKNLFYNTPARRNFLKSNPAEMRHIIDEFQRVALAKPHIAFSLHHDGLEVYRLPSSAMKQRIVHLFGNNYNERLIPVEEETTIINLKGFIGKPEFAKKTRGEQFFFVNDRFIKDAYLNHAVNKAYQELLPDDNFPLYVLFIDIDPSKIDVNVHPTKTEIKYLDEKSIYAIIHSAVKRSLGRFNISPTIDFNQETGFSNMISQMAPEDIVPPSIAFNPDFNPFGATKTTTKEIPFLRNESRGSSMAPSKNWGSLYEVTNHHVPEQASIDLGEPKDLQFEPVQKQFMQIHNRYIVSQIKSGVMIIDQQAAHERILYERFLLHLEDRKGASQQSLFPQTVTLSPNDYELAKSLLDDIKSLGFEVREFGKNTLVIEGIPVDLGSTNINETQLFEHLIEGFKNSQQDLKLDKRDALARSMAKNSAIKGGTSLGQQEMNTLIEELFACKTPNFSISGKPVVQTIPLTEIAQKFDK; this is encoded by the coding sequence ATGTCTGATATTATACAACTTTTACCCGATAGTGTTGCCAATCAAATTGCAGCCGGAGAGGTGGTGCAAAGACCTGCATCAGCGGTAAAAGAATTACTAGAGAATGCAATAGACGCAGGTGCGGATAAGATACAATTGATTGTTAAAGATGCTGGAAAAGCATTGATACAAGTTATAGATAACGGTTGCGGTATGACCATAACCGATGCAAGAATGTGTTTCGAACGGCACGCAACTTCTAAAGTTCGCAAGGCTGAAGATTTATTTACCATCCGCACCATGGGTTTTAGGGGAGAGGCGATGGCTTCAATTGCCGCTATTTCTCAGGTAGAAATGAAAACCAAACGCCATGAGGATGAGGTTGGTACACTGATAGAAATTGAAGGTGCAACTTTTATAAAACAAGAACCTGTTGGAACACCTAACGGGACTAGCATTTGCATAAAAAACCTTTTTTATAATACACCAGCTAGAAGAAATTTTTTGAAAAGCAATCCTGCCGAGATGCGTCATATTATAGACGAATTTCAAAGAGTTGCTTTGGCAAAACCACACATCGCTTTTAGCTTACACCACGATGGATTAGAAGTTTATCGTTTGCCATCATCAGCAATGAAACAACGCATTGTTCATTTATTTGGCAATAATTATAATGAGAGGCTGATTCCAGTAGAGGAAGAAACAACTATCATCAATTTAAAAGGATTTATAGGCAAGCCGGAGTTTGCTAAAAAAACCAGAGGCGAGCAATTCTTTTTTGTAAACGATAGGTTCATCAAAGATGCTTATTTAAATCATGCAGTTAATAAAGCTTATCAAGAATTATTGCCTGATGATAATTTTCCATTGTATGTTTTGTTCATCGACATCGACCCTTCAAAAATCGATGTAAATGTTCATCCAACTAAAACGGAGATTAAATATTTAGATGAAAAGTCTATTTATGCAATTATCCATTCGGCTGTTAAAAGGTCTTTAGGCAGATTTAATATTAGTCCGACTATAGATTTTAATCAGGAAACTGGTTTTAGCAATATGATTAGTCAAATGGCGCCAGAAGATATAGTGCCACCAAGTATTGCTTTTAACCCAGATTTTAATCCTTTTGGCGCTACAAAAACCACCACAAAAGAAATTCCGTTTCTAAGAAATGAGAGTAGGGGCAGCAGTATGGCGCCGAGTAAAAATTGGGGTTCTTTGTATGAGGTTACTAATCACCATGTGCCAGAGCAAGCATCAATTGATTTGGGGGAACCAAAAGACCTGCAATTTGAACCAGTGCAAAAGCAATTTATGCAGATACATAATCGTTATATTGTTTCTCAGATTAAATCTGGTGTAATGATTATAGACCAACAAGCTGCTCACGAAAGAATTTTGTACGAAAGATTTTTGCTGCATTTAGAAGATAGAAAGGGTGCATCACAACAAAGTCTTTTCCCACAAACGGTAACGCTTAGTCCGAACGATTATGAGTTGGCAAAAAGCTTGTTAGATGATATTAAAAGTTTAGGTTTTGAAGTAAGGGAGTTTGGTAAAAATACATTGGTTATTGAAGGTATTCCTGTAGATTTAGGAAGTACAAATATTAACGAAACACAATTATTTGAACATTTAATTGAGGGTTTTAAAAACTCGCAACAAGATTTAAAATTAGATAAACGAGATGCTTTAGCCAGAAGTATGGCAAAAAACAGTGCCATTAAGGGAGGAACAAGTTTGGGTCAGCAGGAAATGAATACCCTGATTGAAGAACTTTTTGCTTGTAAAACACCTAATTTTAGCATTAGTGGTAAACCAGTGGTACAAACCATCCCATTGACAGAAATCGCTCAAAAATTTGATAAATAA
- a CDS encoding amidohydrolase: MKRFLPLFALLIMLFGCGKPQADLIIYNAKIYTVNDKFDIAEAIAVKDGKILAVGSNADVREKFGAKEEVDANGKAVYPGFIDAHAHFYGYGESLQSADLRGTTSWEDVLKRITEFAKTHPDGWLTGRGWDQNDWADKQFPSKEKLDELFPNRPVLLERVDGHASIANQSALNAAGITKSFTLTGGDIVEKDGKLTGLLIDNAVELVSNKVPGPDEKKATKILLDAQKNCFAVGLTTIDDCGLDFEAVEFIEKMQSDKSLKMRLYVMLSDAEKNFDYLFKRGAIKTDRLNVRAFKVYADGALGSRGACLLHPYSDMPNTSGFLLSDIKHFEEVADKINSHNFQMCTHAIGDSANRSILKIYDKVLKGKNDKRWRIEHAQVVAQSDFGLFGKSSVVPSVQPTHATSDMYWAADRLGNERVKGAYAYKQLMNQNGWIPLGTDFPVEQINPMLTFYAATARKDSKEFPKDGFQMENALTPEQALRGMTIWAAKANFEEKEKGSLEVGKFADFVILDNDIMKATGQQILNNKVLKTYLNGEKVYEQK; this comes from the coding sequence ATGAAACGATTTCTCCCCCTATTTGCCTTGCTTATTATGCTTTTTGGTTGCGGCAAACCACAAGCAGACTTGATTATTTACAACGCAAAAATTTATACCGTTAACGACAAATTTGATATTGCCGAAGCCATAGCAGTTAAGGACGGGAAAATTTTAGCCGTAGGTAGCAACGCTGATGTTCGCGAAAAATTTGGCGCAAAAGAGGAAGTAGATGCAAATGGAAAAGCAGTCTACCCTGGTTTTATAGATGCCCATGCACACTTTTATGGTTATGGCGAAAGCTTGCAAAGTGCCGATTTAAGAGGAACAACAAGCTGGGAAGATGTGTTGAAAAGAATTACTGAATTTGCAAAAACGCATCCAGATGGCTGGTTAACAGGCAGAGGTTGGGACCAAAATGATTGGGCCGACAAGCAGTTCCCCTCTAAAGAAAAACTAGATGAACTATTTCCAAACAGACCAGTTTTATTGGAAAGAGTAGATGGACACGCTTCCATAGCAAATCAGAGTGCCTTAAATGCCGCCGGCATCACAAAATCATTTACATTAACTGGCGGAGATATTGTAGAAAAAGATGGGAAGTTAACTGGCTTGTTAATTGATAATGCGGTAGAATTAGTTTCAAATAAAGTACCTGGTCCAGATGAAAAAAAAGCAACCAAAATATTATTAGACGCACAAAAAAACTGTTTTGCTGTTGGCTTAACAACCATAGACGATTGCGGTTTAGACTTTGAAGCTGTAGAATTTATAGAAAAAATGCAAAGTGATAAAAGCCTTAAAATGCGTTTATATGTAATGCTTTCTGATGCAGAAAAAAACTTCGATTACTTATTTAAAAGAGGTGCGATTAAAACGGACAGGCTAAACGTTAGGGCTTTTAAAGTTTATGCTGATGGTGCTTTAGGTTCTCGTGGCGCTTGTTTATTGCATCCATATAGCGATATGCCAAATACGTCTGGTTTTTTATTAAGCGATATAAAACATTTTGAAGAAGTAGCCGACAAGATTAATTCGCACAATTTTCAGATGTGTACCCACGCCATCGGCGATTCTGCCAACCGAAGCATTTTAAAGATTTATGATAAAGTTTTAAAAGGAAAAAATGATAAACGTTGGAGAATAGAACACGCTCAAGTTGTGGCGCAAAGCGATTTCGGGTTATTTGGAAAATCTAGCGTTGTGCCGTCCGTGCAACCAACTCACGCAACTTCTGATATGTACTGGGCAGCAGACCGTTTAGGTAATGAAAGAGTAAAAGGTGCGTATGCCTACAAACAATTGATGAACCAAAATGGTTGGATACCTTTAGGAACTGATTTCCCTGTTGAGCAAATCAACCCGATGTTAACTTTTTATGCCGCAACGGCAAGAAAAGATTCTAAAGAATTCCCAAAAGATGGATTTCAAATGGAGAATGCTTTAACACCAGAGCAAGCGTTAAGAGGAATGACAATTTGGGCTGCAAAAGCCAATTTTGAAGAAAAAGAAAAAGGAAGTTTAGAAGTTGGCAAATTTGCAGATTTTGTGATTTTAGATAATGATATCATGAAAGCAACTGGACAACAAATTTTGAATAACAAAGTACTAAAGACGTATTTAAATGGAGAAAAAGTATATGAACAAAAATAA
- a CDS encoding serine hydrolase domain-containing protein, with translation MNKNKLTGIIALCVTAIFTMSACAQDHKQNENRLKNINSVVNSSVLLNNQDWFIPVTKLAEKKFASINLGFDYQVSFDSLLNKYADVKSLSAKKYADSSTYNDLADDLKYYTTIIITITDQLANDGKTLNFINDVAKHKQVILAVFGNGKALNSFDNLSAPIVWSAQNTEEAAMVVPQIIFGGIAAQQTLSKGYSGKYTVGSGYKTAVTRLKYTVPEDAGVNTEDLLEVDKIAKEAIAGKATPGVVVLVAKDGKVIYNKAFGSHTYDNTIADKVTDIFDLASVTKVTATTPTVMRLVEQGKLKLDTNIGYYIPKARNTPMNNINVREVMLHQAGFIPYIPFHNFVKEGDYSRDSSAAFPTKVADRYYIKKGFFSDFMWPKMLNSPIKTRGSYVYSDISMYVMQDIVEHISQKPEEQYVIDNFYSPLGMHSTGYLPRNRFAKEQIVPTEDDQIFRKTLLEGYVHDQGAALKGGVAGHAGLFGSANDLAIYYQLMLNKGTYGGEQYFKPETVEMFTTKQSNVSRRGLGFDRWDPDASKKYPSELASSQTFGHTGYTGIGVWVDPSRGLVYIFLSNRVNPTVSENLGRMNIRPRIQDAINRAIDKGRK, from the coding sequence ATGAACAAAAATAAACTGACAGGGATTATAGCCTTATGTGTAACTGCTATTTTTACAATGAGTGCTTGTGCGCAAGACCATAAACAAAATGAAAATCGACTAAAAAACATTAACTCTGTTGTAAATAGTTCTGTTTTATTAAATAATCAAGATTGGTTTATTCCAGTTACTAAATTGGCAGAGAAAAAATTCGCTTCCATTAATTTAGGTTTCGATTATCAAGTTTCTTTTGACAGTTTGCTAAATAAATACGCTGATGTAAAATCATTAAGCGCAAAAAAATATGCTGATTCATCAACCTACAATGATTTAGCAGATGATTTAAAATATTACACAACAATAATCATTACCATTACCGACCAACTGGCAAATGATGGGAAAACCTTAAATTTTATTAATGATGTTGCCAAACACAAACAGGTAATTTTAGCAGTTTTTGGGAATGGAAAAGCTTTAAATTCTTTCGATAATTTAAGTGCTCCCATAGTTTGGAGTGCACAAAATACGGAAGAGGCGGCAATGGTTGTTCCGCAAATTATTTTTGGTGGAATTGCTGCTCAACAAACATTAAGCAAAGGGTATTCTGGAAAATATACGGTTGGTTCTGGTTATAAAACTGCTGTAACTCGTTTAAAATATACTGTACCTGAAGACGCTGGTGTAAACACAGAAGATTTATTGGAAGTAGATAAAATTGCAAAAGAAGCAATAGCTGGAAAAGCTACTCCAGGTGTTGTAGTTTTAGTAGCAAAAGACGGCAAAGTAATTTATAATAAAGCTTTTGGCTCTCACACTTACGATAATACTATAGCAGATAAAGTAACCGACATATTCGATTTGGCTTCAGTTACTAAAGTTACGGCAACAACCCCAACAGTAATGAGATTAGTAGAGCAAGGAAAATTAAAGCTTGACACGAACATTGGCTATTACATCCCAAAAGCTCGAAATACGCCAATGAACAATATCAATGTTCGTGAGGTGATGTTGCATCAAGCTGGATTTATACCATATATTCCTTTTCATAATTTTGTTAAAGAAGGAGATTACAGTAGAGATTCTTCTGCCGCTTTCCCTACAAAGGTTGCCGATAGATACTACATCAAAAAAGGATTTTTTAGCGATTTCATGTGGCCAAAGATGCTGAATTCGCCGATTAAAACTCGTGGTTCTTATGTTTATAGCGACATCAGTATGTACGTCATGCAAGATATTGTAGAACATATTTCTCAAAAACCTGAAGAGCAATATGTAATAGATAATTTTTACAGTCCGCTGGGAATGCATAGCACAGGTTATTTACCAAGAAATCGCTTTGCAAAAGAACAAATTGTACCTACAGAAGACGACCAAATTTTTAGAAAAACATTGTTAGAAGGTTATGTTCATGACCAAGGTGCGGCCTTAAAAGGCGGTGTTGCTGGTCACGCAGGTTTGTTTGGTAGTGCTAACGATTTGGCAATCTATTATCAACTAATGCTGAATAAAGGAACTTATGGTGGCGAGCAATATTTCAAACCAGAAACGGTAGAAATGTTTACCACCAAACAAAGTAATGTGAGCAGAAGAGGTTTAGGTTTTGACCGTTGGGACCCAGATGCTAGCAAAAAATACCCGTCAGAATTGGCTTCTTCTCAAACTTTTGGGCATACAGGTTATACAGGAATTGGCGTGTGGGTAGACCCATCTAGGGGATTAGTATATATCTTTTTATCTAATCGAGTTAATCCTACTGTTAGTGAAAACTTAGGGAGAATGAACATTAGACCAAGAATACAAGATGCGATAAATAGAGCGATTGATAAGGGGAGGAAATAA
- a CDS encoding helix-turn-helix domain-containing protein codes for MLFKGFEGAKELTRAEQKNVYGDDIRKYRDEVCYSQEQMANQLGITQSAYYKIEAGAVKITIERLEQIAKILGKPIEAFLQKEKYNEQLKSEQKVYINLTELELLQNTINQQQKRIEELEAKLKRRDDKIEKLKQQITV; via the coding sequence ATGTTATTTAAGGGATTTGAAGGTGCCAAAGAATTAACCAGAGCCGAACAGAAGAATGTTTATGGCGATGATATAAGAAAATACAGGGATGAAGTGTGCTATAGCCAAGAGCAAATGGCTAATCAATTAGGCATAACACAAAGTGCTTATTATAAAATTGAAGCTGGTGCTGTTAAAATTACAATTGAACGCTTAGAACAAATTGCTAAAATTTTGGGCAAACCAATTGAGGCATTCTTGCAAAAGGAAAAATATAATGAGCAACTAAAAAGCGAGCAAAAGGTTTATATCAATTTAACTGAGTTAGAACTCTTACAAAACACTATCAATCAACAGCAAAAGCGAATTGAAGAATTAGAAGCCAAGCTTAAAAGAAGAGATGATAAGATTGAGAAGCTTAAACAACAAATTACAGTTTAA
- a CDS encoding DUF6929 family protein, with amino-acid sequence MNKELQVYANIKGIGSASGLLLKGNLLYVIGDNSAYLYEYNIISKTLNKIELLKGIKVLENIPKAKKRDFEVLCNYKNTLYVLGSGSTPNRNLMITYYLDSKKVVKQDLSSLYAKVKSSCKIDDDNLNIEGAVFNGVNWFLFNRGNGNAKKNGVIKIYGSDLTKATKIEFTSIVLLKTDQKLVSFTDAVLYKNQIYFIAAAEDTTSTYHDGEILGSYIGSLNAETLSLNFIKQISANQKFEGISFFKENTSNLEFLLCEDRDTEILETVIYKLVI; translated from the coding sequence ATGAATAAAGAATTACAAGTTTATGCCAACATAAAAGGAATTGGTTCTGCCTCAGGATTACTCTTGAAAGGCAATTTATTATATGTAATTGGCGATAACAGTGCTTATTTGTATGAATACAATATCATAAGTAAAACCTTAAATAAGATTGAATTATTAAAAGGGATAAAGGTTTTAGAGAATATTCCAAAAGCAAAAAAGCGAGATTTTGAGGTGCTTTGTAACTATAAGAACACGCTTTATGTTTTAGGCTCTGGTTCTACGCCAAACAGAAATTTAATGATTACCTATTACTTAGATTCTAAAAAAGTTGTTAAGCAAGACTTGTCATCATTATATGCCAAAGTTAAAAGTAGCTGTAAGATAGACGATGACAACTTGAATATTGAAGGAGCTGTTTTTAATGGGGTAAACTGGTTTTTGTTTAATAGAGGAAATGGAAATGCAAAGAAAAATGGTGTTATTAAAATCTACGGAAGCGATTTAACAAAAGCCACAAAAATTGAATTTACTTCAATCGTTTTACTAAAAACCGACCAAAAGTTAGTGTCATTTACCGATGCAGTTTTATATAAAAATCAAATCTATTTCATCGCAGCAGCGGAAGATACAACTTCAACTTACCATGATGGCGAAATTTTAGGAAGTTACATTGGAAGCCTCAATGCAGAAACGCTAAGTTTAAATTTCATTAAACAGATATCTGCCAACCAAAAGTTTGAAGGCATTTCCTTTTTTAAGGAAAACACGTCCAACTTAGAGTTCTTGCTTTGTGAAGATAGAGATACAGAAATTTTGGAGACTGTGATTTATAAGTTGGTGATATAA